The genomic segment GCGGCCCGAGCCGCGCGGGCACTGGCTGATCGTCCAGGAGCAGGGCCTCGTCATCGTCCCCGAGGAAGGTCGCATCCGGCTGCCCGTCGGCGACCTGCCCGCCGCCTTCGACGGCGCCGTCGACGGTGCCCTGTGCCTCGGGACCCTCGACGGCGCGCCATGCTGGGTGGTCGCCCTGGCCAAAGACACCCCGGTGCCGGAGGAGTTCCGGCGGGAGACCCTGGTGCCCATGCAGGGCACGCGGTTGCCGGACGACCTGCTGTCGCTGGGCGGGATGGCGCTCCAGGCGCTCCACTGGGAGAGCACGAGCGGCCATTGCCCGCGCTGCGGGGCGCCCACCGAGCGGATCCCGGGCGAATGGGGCAAGCGCTGCCCCGGCTGCCGCTACGAGCATTTTCCGCACCTCCACCCGGCGGTCATCGTGCTGGTCCGCGATGGCGACCGCTGCCTCCTCACCCGCAAGGCGGGATGGGCGCCGGATCGCTACGGCCTGGTGGCGGGGTTCGTCGACAACGGGGAGTGCCTGGAGGGGGCCGTGCACCGCGAGGTCAAGGAGGAGGTCGGCGTCGAGGTCAGCGATCTCCAGTACGTCGGCAGCCAGAACTGGCCCTTCCCGAGCCAGCTGATGATCGGGTTCGTCGCGCGCTACGCGGGCGGCGCGCTCCGCATCGACCACGAGGAGCTCGAGGACGCCCGCTGGTTCCCCTGCGATGCCCTGCCGAATCGCCCCTCGCGGCACAGCATCGCGGGCTTCATCCTCGACCACTACGCGCGGCCCTAGCCGAGTCGCGAGGCGGCGATGCCCGTCGTCCGGCCTGAGAGGCTCCACCCGCTGGCGGTCGCCCTCTATGAGCACGCCGGGGTGTCCGCGGGCGACGCGCGCGTGGTGGCCGACCACCAGATCGACGCCAACCTGGCGGGTCACGACTCCCACGGCATCCACCTCCTGCCGACGTATCTCGACCGGATCGGCAAGGGACACATCGTGCCCGGGGCGCCGATCGAAGTCCTCGACGAGACCCCGACCACCGCGCGCGTGGACGGCCACTGGGGCTTCGGCCAGGTCGTCTCGACGCGGGCCACCGAGCTGGCCATCGGCAAGGCGCGCCAGCAGCGCGTCGGCATCGTGTCGGTGTTTCGCCAGAGCCACGTCGGCCGTCTCGGCGACTACCCGCTGATGGCCGCCCGCCAGGGCCTGGTAGGCGTGATGATGTGCGACTCGGGCCGGGCGCCCAAGCAGGTGGCCCCGTTCGGGGGGCGCGAGGCCCGCCTCGGCACGAACCCGCTGTCGATCGCCTTTCCCAGCGACCTCGAAGCGCCGGTCCTCATCGACATGGCCACCAGCGCGGTGGCCGGGGGGAAGCTCCTGGTGGCTCACGCCCGCCGCGAGCCGATTCCGCCCGGCTGGCTCCTCGATCGGGAGGGGCGCGCGACGACGAATCCCGCCGATTTCCTGGCCGGCGGCGCGATGCTGCCGCTCGGAGGGCCGCAGGGCTACAAGGGCTCGGCGCTGTCGTTCGCCGTCGAGACGCTGGCCGCCGTGCTCCCGGGCCTCGGGTTCGGCGTCGACCCCACCGGACGGCACAACGACGGGGCCTTCATTCTGGTCTTCGACCCGGGGGCGTTCCGGCCGCTCGCGGAGTTCAAGGCCGAAGTCGCCGCGTTCGCCCGATACGTGAAGGCCACGCCGCCGGCCGAAGGCTTCACCGAGGTGCTCTACCCCGGCGAGATCGAGCACCGGACGGCCGAGCGGCGCCGGCGCGAGGGGATCCCCGTCGAGGACGAGACGTGGGGGAAGCTCGTGGCGCTGGCCCGAGCGGCCGGCCTGGAGCACCTCCTGTGAACGCGATGGGCCGGCGCGAACGCCTTCGGGCCGCCGTCACCCGGCAGCCCGTCGACCGCGTGCCCTATGCGGTCTGGCGGCACTTCCCGGCCGTCGATCGCTCGCCGGCCGGGCTCGCCCAGGCCACCCTCCGCTTCCACGATCGCTACGGGTCGGACTTCTTGAAGATCACGCCCGCCGGCGGCTACGCCGTGGAGGCCTGGGGCTGCGTCGAGAGCGAGGAGGTCCACCCGGACGGCCACCGTCCGTGCGCCTCGTGCGCGGTCCGGACGGCGGAGGACTGGAAGCGGATCCGGCCGCTCGATCCGGCCTCGGCCGCGGGTTACGTGTCCCAGCTCGAGACCATCATCCGGGTCGGCTTCGATCGCCGCATCGGCGACGCGCTGGTGCTGCCGACGCTCTTCTCGCCG from the Candidatus Methylomirabilota bacterium genome contains:
- a CDS encoding Ldh family oxidoreductase, with protein sequence MPVVRPERLHPLAVALYEHAGVSAGDARVVADHQIDANLAGHDSHGIHLLPTYLDRIGKGHIVPGAPIEVLDETPTTARVDGHWGFGQVVSTRATELAIGKARQQRVGIVSVFRQSHVGRLGDYPLMAARQGLVGVMMCDSGRAPKQVAPFGGREARLGTNPLSIAFPSDLEAPVLIDMATSAVAGGKLLVAHARREPIPPGWLLDREGRATTNPADFLAGGAMLPLGGPQGYKGSALSFAVETLAAVLPGLGFGVDPTGRHNDGAFILVFDPGAFRPLAEFKAEVAAFARYVKATPPAEGFTEVLYPGEIEHRTAERRRREGIPVEDETWGKLVALARAAGLEHLL
- the nudC gene encoding NAD(+) diphosphatase, which produces MTPLSVYLPFNRECLGRTFVPAKHGTTRPEPRGHWLIVQEQGLVIVPEEGRIRLPVGDLPAAFDGAVDGALCLGTLDGAPCWVVALAKDTPVPEEFRRETLVPMQGTRLPDDLLSLGGMALQALHWESTSGHCPRCGAPTERIPGEWGKRCPGCRYEHFPHLHPAVIVLVRDGDRCLLTRKAGWAPDRYGLVAGFVDNGECLEGAVHREVKEEVGVEVSDLQYVGSQNWPFPSQLMIGFVARYAGGALRIDHEELEDARWFPCDALPNRPSRHSIAGFILDHYARP